In a single window of the Magnetofaba australis IT-1 genome:
- a CDS encoding c-type cytochrome, protein MNQDRDILTVIVAIVLLSALALGFGAIKEQWRQQAPEMVSGPPPAYDDRGRALAQKCAACHDLTSARAVRPSGPPLWGVVDALAGGSRYAHSRAFRDVTGAECLIWSRDNLDRYLRNPNEVLPGGASGFAGLSNPEERAALLDYLMTLRDEPSPVDRSLAPDNYDTVYKSLRDKRGRLGKEWRLVGKREAQKCQGCHDLSRKSRELLAPPLWRMVGRAAGKARGFCYSPAFQAELKHRGGWRWDERELYRFLYNPQGSMPGTRMLFRGVRDDAARMALIAYLKTLR, encoded by the coding sequence ATGAACCAGGATCGCGACATCCTCACGGTGATCGTGGCCATCGTGCTGCTCTCGGCGCTGGCGCTGGGCTTCGGCGCCATCAAGGAGCAGTGGCGCCAGCAGGCCCCGGAGATGGTCAGCGGTCCGCCGCCAGCCTATGATGATCGCGGTCGCGCCTTGGCGCAGAAGTGCGCCGCCTGTCACGATCTGACCTCGGCGCGGGCGGTGCGGCCCTCCGGCCCGCCGCTGTGGGGGGTGGTGGACGCGCTGGCGGGGGGCTCGCGCTATGCCCATTCGCGCGCGTTTCGCGACGTCACCGGCGCCGAGTGCCTGATCTGGAGTCGGGACAATCTGGATCGTTATCTGCGCAATCCCAACGAGGTGTTGCCGGGGGGGGCGTCGGGCTTTGCGGGGTTGAGCAACCCGGAGGAGCGCGCGGCGCTGCTGGACTATCTGATGACCCTGCGCGACGAGCCGTCGCCGGTGGATCGCTCCTTGGCGCCGGACAATTACGATACTGTCTACAAGTCGTTGCGCGATAAGCGCGGGCGTTTGGGCAAGGAGTGGCGCCTGGTGGGCAAACGTGAGGCGCAGAAGTGCCAGGGGTGCCACGATTTGAGCCGCAAGAGCCGCGAGCTGTTGGCGCCGCCGTTGTGGCGCATGGTGGGGCGCGCGGCGGGTAAGGCGCGGGGGTTCTGCTACTCCCCGGCATTCCAGGCGGAGCTGAAACATCGCGGCGGCTGGCGTTGGGACGAGCGCGAACTCTACCGTTTCCTGTATAATCCTCAAGGGAGCATGCCGGGCACGCGCATGCTGTTCCGCGGCGTGCGCGACGATGCGGCGCGCATGGCGCTGATCGCCTATTTGAAAACCTTGCGCTAG
- a CDS encoding PAS domain-containing protein, whose translation MNTWLKRLIAKQSIYVVIGVTVIVCVSLAMSAHALHHYQTAKTDIQHRMHASATRSVQLLERNLADLIESYSIFAYEKLLHNEMDRENNFAIVVNNRLMAEVAGQAEYVSGKIRDADWRIIDFEANNSTHKRLLQTSYFSETKPILDADGVPIGRVTIYFSDRDLNKTLRAILTADVLSVLIISLLLFVGIFLLFHLQIIQPIQHIAHAMEHSDADGIPRSNIEPIGPREVVSVIGAINRVLDLIRDSRAELHGAKNQLELVLKGSGDGGWHWDIATDRTQVDERWCAMLGYTLQEAPSAFAQWRQLIHPDQQQQVLKKLDAYLHGHASDYECAYQMRAKSGRWKWVLARGKASRWDKHGQPVEMAGAHSDIDAAKRLEGQLKASEARFRTFFEKNKSVMLLVEPSSGKIVNANDAAQRFYGFGQKELINLPLDALTVNPEPDMQRVCQLILQGERDYFHFTHRIASGELRQVEFYATPIHSSSGKTLFVIVHDITQRKEAEEALAFARQRLENILQGTQAGSWEWNVQSGKTIFNARWAEIVGYTLEELEPVSIDTWLNLVHPDDLKHSDAQLQRLFKRESQYYECEARMRHKSGHWVWVLDRGAVVSWSDDGKPLWMAGTHIDITRLKSAEAALVAAKEEAEVANRAKSEFLANMSHEIRTPMNAVLGMSELALEREQELHSETRRYLQIAHSAGETLMSIINDILDLSKIEAGRIELESAVFDLHELIDGVMEMMEAHAGEKELRLRAELAPQTPRWVRGDALRLRQVLVNLLSNAIKFTEHGRVTLQANPASTDRIHLGVRDTGIGIAPHRLESIFDSFSQEDVTTSRRFGGTGLGLTISQRLVNLMGGAIRVESEPEQGSLFEFTIDLPSAPAPHHAADHDGDHSPTRSLRLLVAEDSADNRLLVEAYLRDGGHQLTFAENGVEAVELFQQATFDLVLMDVQMPQMDGLAATRAIRAWEKEQTRDPTPILALTAYAMANEIQQILHAGCDDHVAKPVKKKTLLRAIEDHTERKDA comes from the coding sequence ATGAACACATGGCTGAAACGGCTGATTGCCAAGCAATCCATCTACGTCGTCATCGGCGTCACGGTGATTGTGTGCGTATCGCTGGCCATGAGCGCCCACGCCCTGCATCACTATCAAACCGCCAAAACGGACATCCAACACCGCATGCACGCCAGCGCCACCCGCAGCGTACAGTTATTGGAGCGCAATCTGGCCGACCTGATCGAATCCTATTCCATCTTCGCCTATGAAAAGCTGCTGCATAACGAAATGGATCGGGAGAACAATTTCGCCATCGTGGTGAACAATAGATTGATGGCGGAGGTGGCGGGACAAGCCGAATACGTCAGCGGCAAAATCCGTGACGCCGATTGGCGCATCATCGACTTTGAGGCCAATAATTCCACGCATAAGAGGCTCCTTCAAACGAGTTATTTTAGCGAGACCAAACCCATTCTCGACGCCGACGGCGTCCCCATCGGTCGTGTGACCATCTACTTCTCCGACCGTGACCTGAACAAAACTCTGCGCGCCATTCTCACCGCGGACGTACTCAGCGTGCTGATCATCTCGCTGCTGCTGTTTGTGGGCATCTTTCTGCTATTCCATCTGCAGATCATCCAGCCGATTCAGCATATTGCCCACGCCATGGAGCATAGTGACGCCGATGGCATCCCGCGCAGTAATATCGAACCCATCGGCCCGCGCGAGGTGGTGTCCGTCATCGGCGCCATCAACCGCGTGTTGGATCTGATCCGCGACTCCCGCGCCGAATTGCATGGCGCCAAGAACCAACTGGAGCTGGTGCTGAAGGGCAGTGGCGACGGCGGTTGGCATTGGGATATCGCCACCGATCGCACGCAGGTGGATGAGCGCTGGTGCGCCATGCTGGGCTACACGCTGCAAGAGGCCCCCAGCGCCTTTGCCCAGTGGCGCCAACTGATCCACCCGGACCAGCAGCAGCAGGTGCTGAAAAAATTGGACGCCTATCTCCACGGCCACGCCAGCGACTATGAGTGCGCCTATCAGATGCGCGCCAAGTCGGGTCGCTGGAAGTGGGTTCTGGCGCGCGGCAAAGCCTCGCGCTGGGACAAACATGGCCAGCCGGTGGAGATGGCGGGCGCCCATAGCGATATCGACGCCGCCAAACGCCTGGAGGGGCAACTCAAAGCCAGTGAGGCGCGCTTCCGCACCTTCTTTGAAAAGAACAAGTCGGTGATGCTGCTGGTGGAGCCCAGCTCCGGCAAGATCGTCAACGCCAACGACGCCGCCCAGCGCTTCTACGGCTTTGGCCAGAAGGAGCTGATCAACCTGCCGCTGGATGCGCTCACAGTGAATCCCGAGCCCGACATGCAGCGCGTCTGCCAGTTGATTCTGCAAGGGGAGCGCGACTACTTCCACTTCACTCACCGCATTGCTTCCGGAGAGCTGCGTCAGGTGGAGTTCTACGCCACCCCGATCCACTCCAGCAGCGGCAAGACGCTGTTTGTCATTGTTCACGACATCACCCAGCGCAAGGAAGCCGAAGAGGCGCTGGCGTTCGCCCGGCAGCGCCTGGAGAACATCCTGCAGGGCACTCAGGCGGGTTCGTGGGAGTGGAATGTGCAGAGCGGCAAGACCATTTTCAACGCCCGCTGGGCGGAGATTGTGGGCTACACCCTCGAAGAGTTGGAGCCGGTGAGCATCGACACCTGGCTCAACCTGGTCCACCCGGATGATCTGAAACACTCTGACGCCCAGTTGCAACGTCTGTTCAAGCGAGAGAGTCAATACTACGAGTGCGAAGCGCGCATGCGCCACAAGTCGGGCCACTGGGTGTGGGTTCTCGACCGCGGCGCAGTGGTCTCCTGGAGCGATGACGGCAAACCGCTGTGGATGGCGGGCACTCACATCGACATCACCCGCCTTAAGAGCGCCGAAGCGGCGTTGGTGGCCGCCAAGGAGGAGGCGGAGGTGGCCAACCGCGCCAAGAGCGAGTTTCTGGCCAATATGAGCCATGAGATCCGCACCCCCATGAACGCTGTGCTGGGCATGAGCGAGTTGGCCCTGGAGCGGGAGCAGGAGTTGCACTCGGAGACGCGGCGCTATCTGCAGATCGCCCACAGCGCCGGCGAGACGTTGATGTCCATCATCAATGATATTCTGGACCTGTCGAAGATTGAGGCGGGACGCATTGAGTTGGAGTCCGCCGTGTTTGATCTGCATGAGTTGATTGATGGCGTGATGGAGATGATGGAGGCGCACGCAGGGGAGAAAGAGTTGCGCCTGCGCGCCGAGCTGGCGCCGCAGACCCCGCGCTGGGTGCGCGGCGACGCCCTGCGCTTGCGTCAGGTGCTGGTGAACCTTCTGAGCAACGCCATCAAATTCACCGAACACGGGCGCGTCACCCTCCAGGCCAATCCTGCGTCAACAGACCGCATCCACCTGGGCGTGCGGGACACCGGCATCGGCATCGCGCCGCACCGGCTGGAGTCGATCTTCGACAGTTTCAGCCAGGAGGATGTCACCACTTCGCGGCGCTTTGGCGGCACCGGCCTGGGGCTCACCATCTCCCAACGCCTGGTCAATCTGATGGGCGGCGCCATTCGGGTTGAGAGCGAACCAGAGCAGGGCAGCCTGTTCGAATTCACCATTGATCTGCCCAGCGCGCCCGCGCCGCACCACGCCGCTGACCACGACGGCGACCACTCCCCGACGCGCTCATTGCGCCTCTTGGTGGCGGAGGACTCCGCCGACAACCGCCTCCTGGTGGAGGCCTATCTCCGGGACGGAGGACACCAACTCACCTTCGCCGAAAATGGCGTTGAAGCGGTGGAGTTGTTCCAACAGGCGACGTTTGATCTGGTGTTGATGGATGTGCAGATGCCGCAGATGGATGGCCTGGCGGCCACGCGCGCCATTCGCGCCTGGGAGAAGGAGCAGACGCGCGACCCCACGCCGATCCTGGCGCTCACCGCCTACGCCATGGCCAATGAAATACAACAAATTTTGCATGCAGGATGTGACGACCACGTCGCCAAACCGGTGAAAAAGAAGACGCTGCTGCGGGCTATTGAAGATCATACCGAGCGGAAGGACGCCTGA
- the smpB gene encoding SsrA-binding protein SmpB, with the protein MSILVIAENRKARFNYEILDTFEAGVQLLGTEVKSVRNGKINIGDSYCLVRNNEAWWMNGHIPAYSHGGYVNHEPFRTRKLLLHGYEIKRLVGLIQEKGLTLVPLKCYWKGSKLKLEFGVGRGKKMHDKRATTKERDWKREQGRIMKGGSHD; encoded by the coding sequence ATGTCCATTCTCGTCATCGCCGAGAACCGCAAAGCGCGGTTCAACTATGAAATTCTCGACACCTTCGAGGCGGGCGTGCAGTTGCTCGGCACCGAGGTTAAGTCGGTCCGCAACGGCAAAATCAATATCGGCGACTCCTACTGCCTGGTGCGCAACAACGAGGCGTGGTGGATGAATGGCCACATTCCCGCCTACAGCCATGGCGGCTACGTCAATCACGAGCCGTTTCGCACCCGCAAACTGCTGCTGCATGGCTATGAGATCAAGCGCTTGGTGGGGTTGATTCAGGAGAAGGGTCTGACCCTGGTGCCGCTCAAGTGCTACTGGAAGGGCTCCAAGCTGAAGCTGGAGTTTGGCGTGGGGCGCGGCAAGAAGATGCACGACAAACGCGCCACCACCAAGGAGCGCGACTGGAAGCGCGAGCAGGGGCGCATCATGAAGGGCGGCTCCCACGATTGA
- a CDS encoding AI-2E family transporter translates to MPSMSNYLTRQWTRLHNPDVIAMLATLAVIALGIWLLGAALGPVLVALFVAYLLEGLVRPLTRIKIPRKVAASLVFLLFVLGMLALIFGLAPILVQQVTDLLQQTPRITAKMRELAYQGVAMAEGVVNPRLVEDLLVAVSERLQELATESLGFLLTGIPGLISIVIYLFLVPFMAFFFLMDKSKLKETYMQYLPGERALLFRVLADADAGMGGYLRGKFWEMMLLGAMTFFTFAVMSFPYALLLAILTGVSVLIPFLGVIAVTVPVVVLAVVELGLTWDAGQVILAYAVLQIIDANILIPLVLGESVKVHPTTIIIAVLVFGSLWGIIGVFFAVPLAVLVKSVHAGIAAVDGTDNAPAAPDAPAAS, encoded by the coding sequence ATGCCCAGCATGTCCAACTATCTGACCCGCCAATGGACGCGCCTGCACAATCCCGACGTCATCGCCATGTTGGCGACGCTGGCGGTGATCGCGCTGGGCATCTGGCTGCTGGGCGCGGCGCTGGGACCGGTGCTGGTGGCGCTGTTCGTGGCCTACCTGCTCGAAGGGCTGGTGCGGCCCCTCACGCGGATTAAAATTCCCCGCAAAGTGGCGGCCTCCCTGGTGTTCCTGCTGTTTGTGCTGGGCATGCTGGCGCTGATCTTCGGTCTGGCGCCCATTTTGGTGCAGCAGGTCACGGATCTGCTGCAGCAGACCCCCCGCATCACCGCCAAAATGCGTGAACTGGCCTATCAGGGCGTGGCCATGGCCGAAGGCGTGGTCAATCCGCGTCTGGTGGAGGATCTGCTGGTGGCGGTCTCCGAACGCCTGCAGGAGCTGGCCACCGAGTCGCTGGGCTTTCTGCTCACCGGCATCCCCGGTTTGATCTCCATTGTCATCTATCTGTTCCTGGTCCCCTTCATGGCCTTCTTCTTCCTCATGGACAAGAGCAAGCTCAAGGAGACCTACATGCAGTATCTGCCCGGCGAACGGGCGCTGTTGTTCCGCGTGCTGGCCGACGCCGATGCGGGCATGGGCGGCTATCTGCGCGGCAAGTTCTGGGAGATGATGCTGCTGGGGGCGATGACCTTCTTCACCTTTGCGGTGATGTCGTTCCCCTACGCCCTGCTGCTGGCCATTCTCACCGGCGTTTCGGTATTGATTCCGTTCCTGGGCGTAATCGCGGTGACGGTGCCGGTGGTGGTGCTGGCGGTGGTGGAGCTGGGCCTCACCTGGGACGCCGGGCAGGTGATTCTGGCCTATGCGGTGCTGCAGATCATCGACGCCAACATCCTGATTCCGCTGGTGCTGGGCGAATCGGTCAAGGTGCACCCCACCACCATCATCATCGCCGTGCTGGTGTTTGGTTCGCTATGGGGCATCATCGGCGTGTTCTTCGCGGTGCCGCTGGCGGTGCTGGTGAAGAGCGTGCACGCGGGCATTGCGGCGGTGGATGGCACGGACAACGCGCCCGCCGCGCCAGACGCCCCCGCCGCCTCCTGA
- a CDS encoding substrate-binding domain-containing protein, translating into MKSATTHSWIRRTPLIGLLCILMTLATAARAQEPAPAHASPTAAAPKLAYLVSDLRIPFWRIMARGIEHSAKALGYQVTVMSAENDARNELQHAVTALKSDIVGLIASPTNSAAGATILKMAAKAGVPVIIADIGADDGHYVSYISSDNRQGAYEIGLVLVERLRELNWMDGSVGIIAIPQKRENGQARTRGFMKALSENGVRGAGLRQQVDFSRDETYKHARALIAEHPEMRALWLQGSDRYQAALDAIDDSGKTGQILLLTFDAEPEFLQLIPQGALVGAAMQQPFLMGEKAVSTLHRHLLGQRVPREIQLPILAISANNIAEKLPIIRRNVLGLNEGG; encoded by the coding sequence ATGAAAAGCGCTACGACTCATTCCTGGATCCGCCGCACGCCGCTCATTGGCCTGCTCTGTATTCTGATGACGCTGGCCACCGCCGCCAGGGCGCAGGAGCCCGCCCCTGCTCACGCCAGCCCCACTGCGGCCGCCCCCAAACTGGCCTACCTGGTCTCCGACCTGCGCATTCCCTTCTGGCGCATCATGGCCCGCGGCATTGAGCACAGCGCCAAGGCGTTGGGCTATCAGGTCACCGTCATGAGCGCCGAAAACGACGCCCGCAACGAACTGCAGCACGCCGTGACGGCGCTAAAATCCGATATTGTCGGCCTCATTGCCTCCCCCACCAACTCCGCCGCAGGCGCAACCATTCTCAAAATGGCCGCCAAAGCGGGGGTTCCGGTGATCATCGCCGATATCGGCGCCGACGACGGCCACTACGTCTCCTACATCTCCTCGGACAACCGCCAGGGCGCCTATGAAATTGGCCTGGTGTTGGTGGAGCGACTGCGCGAACTCAATTGGATGGATGGCTCGGTGGGCATCATCGCCATTCCGCAGAAGCGCGAGAATGGTCAGGCGCGCACGCGCGGCTTCATGAAAGCATTGAGTGAAAATGGCGTGCGCGGGGCCGGATTGCGCCAACAGGTCGACTTCTCCCGCGACGAAACCTACAAACACGCCCGCGCGCTGATCGCCGAACACCCGGAGATGCGCGCACTGTGGCTACAAGGGTCGGATCGCTATCAAGCCGCCCTGGACGCCATCGACGATAGCGGCAAAACCGGCCAGATCCTGCTGCTGACGTTCGACGCCGAACCGGAGTTTCTGCAGCTGATCCCCCAAGGCGCGCTGGTGGGCGCCGCCATGCAGCAGCCGTTCCTGATGGGCGAAAAAGCGGTCAGCACGCTGCATCGCCACCTGCTTGGACAGCGCGTCCCCCGCGAGATCCAGCTGCCGATTCTCGCCATCTCCGCCAACAATATCGCCGAAAAACTGCCCATTATCCGCCGCAACGTGTTGGGGTTGAATGAGGGTGGATGA
- a CDS encoding L,D-transpeptidase, translated as MTDQDHLTTAYATLTSSGWSGPGPALVVLGASQMLYALHPNGRVRGRFVISTAANGFGCRENSYQTPTGLHSVSDMIGAGEPLGRLFRGRQPLPVRVLESEDETQDYITTRILRLRGAEPGVNQGPGVDSFERYIYIHGTPYLERLGIPASHGCIRMRGQHILTLFDWLKSPGAPVLILP; from the coding sequence ATGACTGATCAGGACCATCTCACCACGGCCTATGCGACCCTGACCAGCTCCGGCTGGTCAGGGCCCGGCCCCGCCCTGGTGGTGCTGGGGGCGTCGCAGATGCTCTACGCCCTCCACCCGAATGGTCGGGTGCGAGGGCGTTTTGTCATCTCCACCGCCGCCAACGGCTTCGGCTGCCGGGAAAACAGCTATCAGACCCCCACCGGGCTGCACTCTGTGAGCGATATGATCGGCGCGGGCGAGCCCTTGGGGCGTCTGTTTCGCGGTCGCCAGCCTCTGCCGGTGCGGGTGCTGGAAAGCGAAGATGAGACGCAGGATTACATCACCACCCGCATTCTGCGCCTGCGCGGCGCCGAGCCGGGCGTCAATCAGGGGCCGGGAGTGGACTCCTTCGAACGCTACATCTACATCCACGGCACGCCCTACCTCGAGCGCCTGGGAATCCCCGCCTCCCATGGCTGCATCCGCATGCGCGGCCAGCACATCCTGACCCTGTTCGATTGGCTGAAAAGCCCTGGCGCGCCTGTGTTGATTCTGCCATAA
- the dapA gene encoding 4-hydroxy-tetrahydrodipicolinate synthase, protein MFPGVMSALITPFADGVFDRDAFAAHIEYQLAGGVDGVVPCGTTGESATLTHDEHKTVITACIEIVAGRVPVLAGTGSNSTAESVELTKFAQSAGADGALLITPYYNKPTQGGLIAHYKAVAEAVELPIVLYNVPGRTALNMLPETVAQLSDLPNVVAIKEATANMEQCSNIHRLCGDKISLISGDDATFLPFLSIGGSGVISVASNLDPKRMSAIYEHWNKGEIAQARAVHEELLILNNLLFCETSPIPVKAAVSMLGFCRDELRLPLLPMSDAPRANLRDELTRLGLPLK, encoded by the coding sequence ATGTTTCCAGGCGTGATGTCCGCTTTGATCACTCCCTTCGCCGACGGCGTCTTTGACCGCGACGCCTTTGCCGCGCACATTGAGTACCAACTGGCTGGCGGCGTCGACGGCGTGGTGCCCTGCGGCACCACCGGCGAGTCCGCCACCCTGACCCACGATGAACACAAGACGGTGATCACCGCCTGTATCGAAATCGTCGCCGGTCGAGTCCCGGTGCTGGCGGGCACCGGCAGCAACAGCACCGCCGAATCCGTCGAGCTGACCAAGTTCGCCCAGAGCGCCGGGGCCGATGGGGCGCTGTTAATTACGCCCTACTACAACAAACCGACCCAAGGCGGTTTGATCGCCCACTACAAGGCCGTGGCCGAAGCGGTGGAGCTGCCCATCGTGCTCTACAACGTGCCCGGACGCACCGCCCTGAACATGCTGCCGGAGACCGTGGCGCAACTGTCGGATCTGCCCAACGTGGTGGCGATCAAAGAAGCCACCGCCAATATGGAGCAGTGCAGCAACATTCACCGTCTGTGCGGCGATAAGATCTCGCTGATCTCCGGCGATGACGCCACCTTCCTGCCGTTTTTGAGCATTGGCGGCTCCGGCGTGATCTCGGTGGCCTCCAATCTGGATCCCAAGCGCATGAGCGCCATCTACGAGCATTGGAACAAAGGCGAGATCGCCCAGGCCCGCGCGGTGCACGAGGAGCTGCTGATTCTCAACAATCTGCTGTTCTGCGAAACCAGCCCGATCCCGGTCAAGGCCGCGGTCTCCATGCTGGGCTTCTGCCGCGACGAGCTGCGTCTGCCGCTGCTGCCCATGAGCGACGCCCCGCGCGCCAATCTGCGTGATGAGTTGACGCGCCTGGGGCTGCCGCTCAAGTGA
- a CDS encoding Bax inhibitor-1/YccA family protein translates to MNDRHGFDPRATARVETMGRADARAAGLDFTADAAAYLKQVYAYLALSMVFGVIGGWMGMHSPFALQNPMLVSFIGLGAVILASFVRNTATLLLAASALGFSAGPIIAYYVGAGMSHIVGQAAFMTGAAFGGLSMYALTTKRDLSMLGGMLMAGVIVLIVGGLLNAFLFQSGAMQFAMAAMGAVIFSGIIVWETQQLKNQPWAIPPGSAALSMYINLFNLFISLLQILGIMGGDD, encoded by the coding sequence GTGAACGATCGTCACGGTTTTGACCCCCGCGCCACAGCCCGCGTCGAGACGATGGGCCGAGCGGACGCTCGGGCCGCCGGACTGGATTTCACCGCCGACGCGGCCGCTTACCTCAAACAGGTCTACGCCTACCTGGCGCTGTCCATGGTGTTTGGCGTGATCGGCGGCTGGATGGGCATGCACAGCCCGTTCGCCCTGCAGAACCCCATGCTGGTCAGCTTCATCGGCCTAGGCGCGGTGATTCTGGCTTCGTTCGTGCGCAACACCGCCACCCTGCTGCTGGCGGCGAGCGCCCTGGGCTTCTCCGCAGGCCCCATCATCGCCTACTACGTGGGCGCGGGTATGTCCCACATCGTCGGCCAGGCCGCCTTCATGACCGGCGCCGCCTTCGGCGGTCTGTCCATGTACGCCCTGACCACCAAGCGTGACCTCTCCATGCTGGGCGGCATGCTCATGGCGGGGGTGATCGTGCTCATCGTCGGCGGTCTGCTCAACGCCTTCCTGTTCCAGTCGGGCGCCATGCAGTTCGCCATGGCCGCCATGGGCGCGGTGATCTTCTCCGGCATCATCGTGTGGGAGACCCAGCAGCTCAAGAACCAACCCTGGGCCATCCCCCCGGGGTCGGCGGCGCTGTCCATGTACATCAATCTGTTCAACCTGTTCATCTCCCTGCTGCAGATCCTCGGCATCATGGGCGGCGATGACTGA
- a CDS encoding PocR ligand-binding domain-containing protein: MKYAFTEIFDIPVLTRICEGFTRMTGSTTALLSLDGHVHIATGWQPVCMQFHRVNPGTAQRCTESDTILAGQLKEGNQYNVYQCKNGLVDVAAPIRVRGEHMANFFIGQFLFQAPDTDYFHQQARQFGLDEPAYFEALSQVPIISREEVKRRMAFLVELTEVIAQMGVSKLDALMFEEKYRAELEKQVQDRTRELQRNVQELNTLQEKLSEQLDSREALNSELRRAKERADASNRAKSEFLANMSHEIRTPLNTIMGMGELLLEETQSTQCRDHLMVMHSAGEALMSLINDILDLSKIEAGQLALEQCAFDLYELGVTTLKIFQFKSEQERVVALDFYYDPELPQFVVGDRQRIRQVLINLLGNARKFTRSGGVWMGLSAVADERVLFEVVDTGIGIAVDKMERIFRPFEQADNSVARQYGGTGLGLSISRRLVEALGGMLRAESEEGRGSVFSFSIPLRAATHQEVEGLQREFVEQGGGLVSEQSAPPQPQGSPQRGRRVLVVDDSADNRKLISAFLARTQHVLDLAANGQEALNMWADNRYDIIFMDVQMPVMDGLTAVQEIRRMERDRNRAPTPIVALTAHAMQEDERKSLAAGCDFHMTKPVKKNLLLEVIQLHGV; encoded by the coding sequence GTGAAATACGCGTTCACTGAGATTTTTGATATTCCTGTTCTGACGCGGATTTGCGAGGGGTTTACGCGCATGACCGGCTCCACCACCGCGCTGCTCAGTCTGGATGGCCATGTGCATATCGCCACCGGCTGGCAGCCGGTGTGTATGCAGTTCCACCGCGTCAATCCCGGCACGGCGCAGCGCTGCACCGAGAGCGACACCATCCTGGCCGGGCAACTGAAAGAGGGCAATCAGTATAACGTTTATCAATGCAAAAACGGGCTGGTGGACGTGGCCGCGCCAATTCGCGTGCGCGGTGAGCACATGGCGAATTTCTTCATCGGGCAGTTCTTGTTTCAAGCGCCGGATACCGACTATTTCCATCAGCAGGCGCGCCAGTTCGGGCTTGATGAACCCGCCTATTTTGAGGCGTTGAGCCAAGTGCCCATCATCAGCCGGGAGGAGGTGAAACGGCGCATGGCGTTTTTGGTCGAACTGACCGAAGTGATCGCCCAGATGGGGGTGAGCAAGCTCGATGCGCTGATGTTCGAAGAGAAGTATCGCGCCGAGCTGGAAAAGCAGGTGCAGGACCGCACCCGTGAGCTACAGCGCAATGTGCAGGAATTGAACACGCTACAAGAGAAGCTCTCCGAGCAGTTGGACAGTCGGGAGGCGCTCAATTCGGAACTGCGGCGGGCCAAGGAGCGCGCCGATGCCTCCAACCGCGCCAAATCGGAGTTCCTGGCCAATATGAGCCACGAAATCCGCACCCCGCTCAACACCATCATGGGCATGGGCGAGTTGCTGCTGGAAGAGACGCAATCCACCCAGTGCCGTGATCATCTGATGGTGATGCACAGCGCCGGCGAAGCGTTGATGTCCTTGATTAATGACATTCTGGATCTGTCCAAGATCGAAGCGGGACAGTTGGCGCTGGAGCAGTGCGCGTTCGACCTCTACGAGTTGGGCGTCACGACCCTGAAGATCTTTCAATTCAAGTCGGAACAGGAGCGCGTGGTGGCGCTGGATTTCTATTATGACCCCGAGCTGCCGCAGTTTGTGGTGGGGGACCGGCAACGCATTCGGCAAGTGCTGATCAATTTGCTCGGCAACGCCCGAAAATTCACCCGCAGCGGCGGCGTCTGGATGGGGCTGAGCGCAGTGGCGGATGAGCGCGTCCTGTTTGAGGTGGTGGATACCGGCATCGGCATCGCCGTTGACAAGATGGAGCGGATTTTCCGCCCGTTCGAGCAGGCGGACAATTCGGTGGCGCGACAGTATGGCGGCACGGGGTTGGGACTCTCCATCAGCCGCCGCTTGGTGGAGGCTCTGGGCGGGATGCTGCGCGCCGAGAGCGAAGAGGGGCGGGGCAGCGTGTTTTCGTTCAGTATTCCCTTGCGCGCGGCGACGCATCAGGAGGTGGAGGGGCTGCAACGGGAGTTTGTGGAGCAGGGGGGCGGCTTGGTCAGCGAGCAGAGCGCTCCTCCGCAGCCACAAGGGTCTCCTCAGAGGGGCCGTCGTGTGCTGGTGGTGGATGATTCCGCAGACAATCGCAAATTGATCAGCGCATTTCTCGCTCGCACACAGCATGTGTTGGACTTGGCGGCCAATGGTCAGGAGGCGCTCAACATGTGGGCGGACAACCGCTATGACATTATCTTTATGGATGTGCAGATGCCGGTGATGGATGGCCTGACCGCGGTGCAGGAGATTCGGCGGATGGAGCGTGATCGCAACCGCGCGCCCACGCCCATTGTCGCCCTGACCGCCCACGCGATGCAGGAGGATGAGCGCAAGTCTCTGGCTGCAGGGTGTGATTTCCACATGACCAAGCCGGTCAAAAAGAATCTCTTGCTGGAGGTCATCCAGCTTCACGGAGTTTAG